The genome window aatgtctgaccaattcagataagagGTCTTCTTAATCGCACTAAGAACCTTAAACCAAAAAGAAAATCTTGATAATGCCTTCTTATGACTTAGAATCTCCCAAACACGCCAAGAAGATGTATCACTCACCCATAGTAAACAATCATATAAGAATTCTAGAAGGCGTATACAAGCCTCTATGGTCCTGATAGTAACTTATGTGAAACGTTTTGAATACAGAAGGTTGTCAAGTAACAAGCAAATGGTGAAAGATGTAAAAAGTTGAAGGTTGTCAACAAGCGCAAAAATTAAAATGAGTTCTATTGTATATGCCATAGTTTTGTTTTTGGGCTGAAATACACGTTTgtcaaagttatgttttaaaCGTACATGCTTGTTACACTGTTACTACCATATGTTTAACGTAACGGTAAATTAGCTTAATTGCTAAATGGTCTTCTAACGTAACGGTAAATTAGCTTAATTGCTAAATGGTCTTCGGGCCTAAAAGAGCGAACCCGTACGGACTACGGTGCGCGAGAGAACACATCAAAAGGAAAGAATAAGGTGACCTAAATGAGTACTTAAATTGGCATGTGTGTGAATGGATGTTATTGGCTTAAGACACAAACCACAAGTCAGCTTCTTAGGTTTCACCACATGCAACTAACTACATGTGTGATGGTGTTAGTGGGTCACTGGGTTGGTTTTTTTTTTCCCTTTATTGATATTACCTCAGCCACTAACTTATTAGGTACCCTTTCATAGCGGAGAAATGTTGCACTTATTGGTGGCATGATGATTGGATTGGACTGTTATGAATGTCTACGGTCTTTCCATGGGTTATAAGATACAAACATCCTGATATGACTCTTGAAACACTAAGCATTGCGTTGTTTATGGTCATAAGTGTGTATATGAGATTGTATTGTGCATCTACCTTCAACCATTTTGCTAACAGTTTAAGATGGTTGAAACATAGGGAACATCTAGCTAGTAGAATACCGTATTATACTAATTTCCAATTGACTCGTAAGTGCAACACGACTCTCTACATGGTGATAGTGTATAAAAAAACTAACACGAGTAGTTGATTTAGACGTTGGTCATTTGACTTGAAACATCTATGTGGAACACTTTGTTTTGTTGACACTAATTGAATATAATTGTCCTTATAGAAGAAGACTTCCAATAAAGTATCGAAAAGCATATGAACAATCACTGAAATGACACATTATCCGTGAAGGCGATACATAAAGTAGATATTGGTATACAACAGAAAGTGGCAACTCATCCAACAGTTGGGCTTACAAACTCTTACTCATGGCTCACCATTCCCGAATTCGTGTAGTGGCCAGGTCACACAAACTCTCCACCATAGCAAAAAACCTGACCAAAGAATCTTATGGCAAACATATTCCACACGAAAAGGGTTTTTACCAATTTTAGGTTTCTAACCACGAGAATAATCAGTTGCTTGAATTTGCAATCCCGACCAAATTAAGCATATTACGGTCTTCTTTAAATCTGTCCAGCACTGTACCTTTCACACCATCTTGCTTTTCGTGTTGAGCTCCCTTTTGTACAATCCCCCAACATTCTATCACTTCCGGGTATATACGGTTGTTTTTCGATAGGCACGGGTTATTGAAGGTGGGGCCGGTGAAAGTGTGACCGTTATCAAAGTTTGCTGAAATAAATAAGTTGAAATGACCTGCACGCCCTCCAAATCCGATGCCATTCGGGATGCTGTCTGAACTGAAGTTTACAGCACACTGCAAATAAGAACCAAGATTTCGTAACATTGTCATTCACTAGGTGTAAATGAGTTGAGTTGCTTGTAAGCTACTTGAGATCAGCTTGCTGAAAACTCAAATCAAGCCGATATTTAAACAAGCTCAAGCCTAAATATGAGCTCGTTTAAGAAACAAGCCCGGACCCGCGGTTCATAAATGGAGCAAGGCTAGGCTCGCTTGAGCCTAATATTTATATTATAAatataagagtaaaatgccactttcatccttgaggtttggctacttttgcgactttcatccaaaggtttatTTTTCCACTTtcatcttgccattttcatccagcttgttaactccatccatttttctccattaagtcagggTTGGATGCGGAAAAataaacctttggatgaaagtcgcaaaagtggccaaatCGCAGAAACAAAaaggcattttactctaaatataataatttttatcTGATATAATAAATCTATTTCACATAATATAAATAACTAtgcataaataaaaataaataatatgtaCTCACCCATTGTATATTGTTGTTAGCACCAGTAGGTCGATATATCGATGCTTTAGGGTACAACTGAAACAAAAATGATTTCATGTCACCATAAAAGTCGGCATGTCTTTCCCAAGGCTGAGAAGCATAACCTCCGTATATATAGCCTTCTTTGTCCTTGATTATCAACACAGTTGGCCCTTCATCATTTCTGCAAACCGGTAACATAAAACTTTGtcgttaaaatataaattttatatcGGTTTATAAAAATGAATTCCAGCAAGTAAGCTACCCACGAAGTATTGCCCAAAAACGTGTTGAAACTTAATCCGTTAAGTGAACTGTGATACAAAAGCTTCCATTCACTCGATTCTAGATGTGAAAGAGCTCCTCCAATGTGCCAAGCGTATTCCTCTTTCAGTAGCAGCATATTAGAATCGATGTCCCCTTGGTGGGTCAGTTTAGGAACTTGAGAACCTGATAAACAAAATTATTGAGCATAACAATGATTAGAAGTGGCAAGATGGGTGGTTCGGGTGGGTTCGATGACAAATGAAAACGGTTTTGTAgccctgtaaatgaaccgaacgaataCGAACAAAGGCATGTCcgtgtttgtgttcgttcatttaactttaaccaaacacgaacatataatcaaacacatcttttgttcatgttcgtttattaagaaaatgggcatgttcgtgttcgtttatgctttaaacgaacagttcacgatcATAAATGAAGATAaagtaattttttatataaattaattagTGATTAATTACGATAAATTACATTGGAAAACccatttttattactagaaagTGTAACTACcaattaattatatttatataagtagttagaaagttccttttatgtttaatatttatataaatataactacttatgtatttaaattgaaacaaacataaacgaacaaacataaatgaatgaacataaacaaatgtaaataaacgaacataaatgaacacaaatgaacaaacataaatgaacgaacaaaacGTGTGGGCCGTAACGGGTTTCGGGTTGAAAATAGTCATTTTAGTATGGGCCCATAACGGGTCAGTTATCTTGATCCACACACACTATTTTGTCTAATTGTAAAATTTgctttataaataaatatgatgacaaaaacaatattattacaaGAACAATCTACATCTTTTAGTGGAAACGATTTCGAATGTATGTATTAAAAATAGACTTTGGGCAACATTCAACCTGTTTGACCTAAATTATTTCATTTGACCACTGAGATACCAAACTGACACATCCATAAGTAAATAGGTTGAATAACAACGATGATATGTTAGCAAACATTAAACAATATGTAGTTACTGAAAACACATACTTGGAGAAGAGGGCTTTAACAGGCTTGTGAGAAACTTTCTGGCAGACGGAACAAGATGCAACCAGCTTCTGAAATCCTCAAAAGACATACTTCTTTCGGAACTTCCTTCATTATCTTTTGTAAAATTGGCAGCATCCAGGAATATGCTAACCGGCTTAATATTGGAAGCTGATGAAGATTCAGCTTCTTTCTCAGAAGATATACTATCTAGTATTCCACTTATAACAGCTTCCAAGTCTGACCTGCAAGTCAATGCAAAAATGTAATGTCTTTTTGGAAACAAAAAAGCACACCCaaaattacctatggtttagatGTAGATACGCTGATAGTACAGAAGTAGCTTACAATACTTAAAGTTATCATAAGTTCTCTTTTCTGCTGACTACAactcatcatcatactcagtaaatcccaccaatagcaaagctaaggtagggtttgaggagggtaagatgtagacagccttacctctaccccataggaatagagaggctgcttccggtgagaccccgactcgatagtagttttgcaccaagccttggacataaggcacataacaatCGGCAACTAAGACAAaggccaattagtgcatgtagtctttcggctatcaacgccaccacatgatgcatgattaaccatccccctcttttaacattattttcacgaacttagtaaaataacgttaaaattagtgcactttcaatttttccccccgagcgcccacacatatatacattatatgcgcataccacAAGTGGGGCATTCTGCTGACTACAACTAAGGTGTCAAACTCATGTTTTTCTTAAAAACGAAATTGTGATTTTATAGCAACATCGGATGATTTGCGCATGAATATTCATAAAGAACGATAAGACTTGAATCCATTTACCTCACTAAATTGCCATCACCGCCAACATCACATAGCTGATAGAGAAACTCATCAATCTCAACTTTCGTCCCTTTTTCATATGTTCCCTAAAATGCATAACAATCCGTAAACACAAACGAACTTGAACAACCAAACAATAGGACATAGGTACTAAAACTGATTTTAACTACCAAACTCGCGGCATCAAATCCATTAATTAATTTATCATACCATACAACCACATTAGATAAATCCTAAGTAAACCAATAATCATGTATAAACATACATATTTCCTACTTTACAAACACAAATCTGAATCACAATTACAGAACAAATAACAACTTACTTTAGCAATTACAAGGTCTTCAAATGTGAGTTTCTGATCCTTCCTATTCTGTGTAACTAAATCATAAAGCCTATCTCCAACAGGACCTTTCATTCCAGTATACACCTAACAAAGCACAATCAATTAATAAACCTAAATCACAACACATCTCTTTCAACATCTAACAATCAAATAACAAATAACATAACAGAAACCTTGAATACGGAGATCGATATATATGTACCGCCGCTTTGAGACTGAGCGGCGAGAGAATCGAACAACGATTTTAGGTCATCCAGCTCCTTCTGAGAGAACAGCCTGTAATTTGACGAAAAAAATGTTGTTATTTGGTTGAACAGATGTGGATGTATGAAGTGATAAGGTACCTTGTGGCGGAAGTAAACCGAGGATCGGCGGCCGGAGACTGAGCGTTTCCCATATCAACGGCGGTTGCCGGTGGTTGACGGTGTACGGAAGGTGTTTATAGAATGGACGGTTTTTCTTAACGGCAAATTTCATTTTTATAGATTGGACGTTGGCTCATCGCGTTACGAACCGGTGTTTTTAGGGTGAGGTCTGTTTCAGATCTAAAATTGCTATCTACAATGAGGTAGTAGTAATAATGTGTATTTTATGCATTGGAAGACATACTTTGCTCTGGATTTAATAAATTTTCATTTGAAAAAGGCAGTTTTCTGATTAGTCCTTCAATAATGTGAGTATGTGACACTTGTCAATCTTCAATCATCATGATATTCATGATATTCACTAAAATCCATCAACACCAAAACTAAGGTCGGGTCTAAGAAAGGTAAGATATAGACAGTCTTATCTCTACTATATAGGAccagagagactgcttccagtgagactaAGACCCCCGGCTccatagtagttttgcatcaagccttagaCATAAGGCGCATAACTCTTGGCaaaaaggccgattagtgcatgtacccgaTTATCTTTCGACTATCAACGGCACTACATagtgcatgattaaccgtccccgacttttaacgttattttcacgaaattagtaaaataacgttaaaattagtgcaatttcacttttgccccccgaggaCCCACACATTTACACGTTATATGTGCACATCGCAAGCGGGACATCAATGTGACCCTTTCAATATGTATTCTAAACCTCTAGATTTTAAACTTTTTTATGTAACTCAAAATTTTCAAGTATATGTTGATTTGATTTAGGGGTTGTTATCGATTTTAAGTAGAGAATTATAAACTCCGCATAAATACGTGTATCTATATATATCTATGATACAATGGTTATGCAACCACATAACCATCTCTTTTATCATCATTATTTCTATTGAGTATTATGTATGTACAAGTGTTTATGTGATTCTAATGGTTCTCTGTGCTTTTAGCATTGACTGTGTGTTAACACTATTCTTTCAATCTTTTGACATAGTGATTAGAATTGAACGTTGATGTATGGTGATTAAATTAAGGATAGATTTCCAATTCAGTAAATTGTAATAAGTGAATCGTACCAAGGTATCCAAAACTTGTAATATAACTTTATAACTTATCTTTCAATATGTTATAGGTTTCTGGCATAACTACGGGTTTCATGCAACTACTTTTTATAAGTTTAGGAAAATCTAATAATACAAAACATAATTTTAATATATGAGTTATTCAACATCTTTTATTGGATAAAACTACAAAAGTTTATAGTGCATCTCATCTAGTATTTACTAAGTTCCATTTATAAGGctgttgatgaaacaatggttaaccgggcagggttaataCACttgtctcgtcaagaa of Helianthus annuus cultivar XRQ/B chromosome 1, HanXRQr2.0-SUNRISE, whole genome shotgun sequence contains these proteins:
- the LOC110879629 gene encoding MTOR-associated protein MEAK7 produces the protein MGNAQSPAADPRFTSATRLFSQKELDDLKSLFDSLAAQSQSGGTYISISVFKVYTGMKGPVGDRLYDLVTQNRKDQKLTFEDLVIAKGTYEKGTKVEIDEFLYQLCDVGGDGNLVRSDLEAVISGILDSISSEKEAESSSASNIKPVSIFLDAANFTKDNEGSSERSMSFEDFRSWLHLVPSARKFLTSLLKPSSPSSQVPKLTHQGDIDSNMLLLKEEYAWHIGGALSHLESSEWKLLYHSSLNGLSFNTFLGNTSNDEGPTVLIIKDKEGYIYGGYASQPWERHADFYGDMKSFLFQLYPKASIYRPTGANNNIQWCAVNFSSDSIPNGIGFGGRAGHFNLFISANFDNGHTFTGPTFNNPCLSKNNRIYPEVIECWGIVQKGAQHEKQDGVKGTVLDRFKEDRNMLNLVGIANSSN